In a genomic window of Mercenaria mercenaria strain notata chromosome 19, MADL_Memer_1, whole genome shotgun sequence:
- the LOC123542015 gene encoding mucin-2-like: MTAHTVQTQVVLRATILQALPVKRTVHQRILTFLGVNVTSTDKDVYYVKDKRRRSRGQLGRTPQTVRVRRQHMLEVMYFVNKEKNMLSKIISGSSGTNNFGSFVPGGLGGGMSVGQSTGSGSSSGTANGTPQTGSATPAPSSLSSNGSSSASNTKADLGGPQSNNIAGAASHMNNCPPKDPNIPWSKCHIDRQGFKSTTRPTTPSTTTPKSTLTTTTTVKSTTQPTTPTTTVKSTTQPTTPTTTVKSTTQQTMPTTTVKSTTPPTTPATTVKSTTQPTTPTTTVKSTTQPTMPTTTVKSTTQPTMPTTTVKSTTQPTTPTTTVRSTTQPTTPTTTVKSTTQPTTPATTVKSTTQATTPTTAVKSTTQPTTPTTAVKSTTQPTMPTTTVKSTTQPTTPTTTVKSTTQPTTPTTAVKSTTQPTTPTTTVESTTQPTTPTTTVKSTTQPTTSTTTVKSTTQPTTPATTVKSTTQPTMPTTTVKSTTQPTTQQTTPITSIIKSTQQTTSKTSVQTPPTLPPTSTLMSTIIPKATVFSTTRATTTPKPPPPIAVMSSTVQKIATSVTQSATTTVKPVITTTTPKTTIPTSTTTTLKPTTTTKPATTTITTTQKPTTTLKQTSTTTAFNGICPPFPDSCPSAPGCATLDVNFCPKCNCGADFTTTTAKFTGCQQQQCLLDCGNPPKYKKDQHGCDVCLCDFGR; the protein is encoded by the exons ATGACTGCCCATACTGTTCAAACTCAG gtGGTCCTCAGAGCAACAATATTGCAGGCGCTGCCAGTCAAACGAACTGTCCACCAAAGGATCCTAACATTCCTTGGAGTAAATGTCACATCGACAGACAAGGATGTATACTATGTGAAGGACAAA aggcgtaggagcagggggcaGTTGGGCAGAACCCCTCAAACTGTGAGAGTGAGGAGGCAGCATATGCTTGAAGTGATGTATTTTGTTAATAAGGAGAAGAACATGTTGTCCAAAATAATTTCAG GATCTTCGGGGACAAATAATTTCGGCAGTTTTGTCCCAGGAGGACTAGGTGGAGGAATGTCTGTAGGACAGTCCACGGGATCAGGTTCGTCATCAGGAACAGCTAATGGCACACCTCAAACTGGCTCTGCCACTCCAGCACCATCTAGCTTGTCATCTAACGGAAGTTCATCCGCGTCAAATACAAAGGCTGACTTAG gAGGCCCTCAGAGCAACAATATTGCAGGCGCTGCCAGTCATATGAACAACTGTCCACCAAAGGATCCTAACATTCCTTGGAGTAAATGTCACATCGACAGACAAGGAT ttaaatcaaCAACAAGACCTACCACACCATCCACAACTACTCCAAAAAGTACCCTTACAACGACAACAACTGTGAAATCCACAACTCAACCAACAACGCCGACAACAACTGTGAAATCCACAACACAACCGACAACGCCGACAACAACTGTGAAATCCACAACACAACAAACAATGCCGACAACAACTGTGAAATCCACAACACCACCGACAACGCCGGCAACAACTGTGAAATCCACAACACAACCGACAACGCCGACAACAACTGTAAAATCCACAACACAACCGACAATGCCAACAACAACTGTGAAATCCACAACACAACCGACAATGCCAACAACAACTGTGAAATCCACAACACAACCGACAACGCCGACAACAACTGTGAGATCAACAACACAACCGACAACGCCGACAACAACTGTGAAATCCACAACACAACCGACAACGCCGGCAACAACTGTGAAATCCACAACACAAGCAACAACGCCGACAACAGCTGTGAAATCCACAACACAACCAACAACGCCGACAACAGCTGTGAAATCCACAACACAACCGACAATGCCGACAACAACTGTGAAATCCACAACACAACCGACAACGCCGACAACAACTGTGAAATCCACAACACAACCGACAACGCCGACAACAGCTGTGAAATCTACAACACAACCGACAACACCGACAACAACTGTGGAATCCACAACACAACCAACAACGCCAACAACAACTGTGAAATCCACAACACAACCGACAACATCGACCACAACTGTGAAATCCACAACACAACCAACAACGCCAGCAACAACTGTGAAATCCACAACACAACCGACAATGCCAACTACAACTGTGAAATCCACAACACAACCAACAACGCAACAAACAACACCAATAACAAGCATTATAAAGTCTACACAACAAACGACTTCAAAAACATCTGTGCAAACACCACCTACATTGCCACCTACTTCTACGTTAATGTCGACAATAATCCCAAAAGCAACAGTGTTTTCAACAACACGGGCTACTACAACACCTAAACCGCCTCCACCAATAGCAGTAATGTCTTCTACAGTTCAAAAAATAGCAACGTCAGTTACACAATCTGCAACAACAACTGTGAAACCTGTAATAACTACAACCACACCGAAGACTACTATACCAACTTCAACTACAACTACTTTGAAACCTACAACAACTACAAAGCCTGCAACAACAACCATCACAACTACTCAAAAACCCACAACTACGCTTAAACAGACCAGTACAACCACTGCATTCAATG GTATATGTCCACCCTTTCCGGATAGCTGTCCCTCGGCACCTGGATGCGCTACCTTAGATGTAAACTTTTGTCCAAAATGTAACTGCGGAG CGGATTTTACGACAACTACCGCGAAGTTTACCGGATGTCAGCAACAGCAATGTCTGCTTGACTGTGGAAATCCACCAAAATATAAGAAAGATCAACATGGATGTGACGTCTGTCTCTGTGACTTTGGGCGATAG